In the genome of Streptomyces sp. SAI-127, the window CGGTGTCGAGGTGGCCGTGGTCCGTGGTGACGAGCACTGTCCAGTGCTCGTCGGCGCGGTCGGGGTGGGAGCGTCGGGAGTCGATCGCTTCCAACAGCCGTCCGAGGTGGGCGTCCTGGGTGAGGAGGGCGTTGTCGTAGGCGGGGCTGAGGGAGCCCGTGGCATGGCCGGCTTCGTCGGCGGCGCCGAAGTACACGAACACGGCGTCCGGGTCGCCGTGCGTGAGCCAGTGTGCGGCGGTGTCGGCGACGAGGCGGTCCGCGGCGTCGTAGCCCTCCGCCTCGCCGTCGTGAAGTACTCGCCGGCCGATTGCGGGGCCGAGGGTGCCTCGGTGGAACAGTTCGGGCCACGACGCCACGGCCGCGGTGCGCAGACCGGGCCGGGCGGTGACGGCGCGGCTGAGGAAGTCGGGGTAGCGGGAGTAGTCGGCGCCGGTGAAGTCATTGCCGGTCACCCCGTGACGGTCGGGCCACACCCCGGTCAGCACGCTCGACCAGCCGGGTCCGGAGTCGGTGTAGGCCATGCTGGTCGACGGCCCGTCCTCCGCCTGCCCGTCCACCTCGCCGTAGGGCAGCAGACTGGTGCCGTAGGAGCCCGCCGCCATGAGCCCCTGCAACACGGGCGCCGTGGACGGCGAACGAAGCGAGGCCGCAGGCTGAGGGAGAGTCAGCCGGTCGAAGCGCACCCCGTCCAGGCCCACCACAAGCACCTTGCCGCGCTGCACGCCGTCCACCCTCTCCTCCTTGCCGGCCGCCCCGGCACATCGACATCCGTCATTCCTCACCTCTCTCGGTGCCGAGGCGCCGCCTCCTCGCAGGCCGGGGCCGACAACGGCTTCAGCTGCCCTGCACGGCACCTTCCGTCGCGCCCGCGATGAAGCCTCGGGCGAAGATCGAGAAGACGACGAGCATCGGGACGGATGCCATGAGCACACCGGCCATCACCATGCTGTAGTCGGTGTTGTGGGCGACGTTGAGCTGGGCGAGCGCCACCTGAAGGGTGACGTGGCCGGGCTTGGTGAGCACGACGAGCGGCCAGATGTAGTCGTTCCAGGCGTTGACGAAGGCGTAGATGGCGAGGAAGGACAGCCCCGGCTTGATCATGGGCAGCGTGATGTTCCAGTACTGCCGGAAGAACCCGGCGCCGTCGATGCGGGCGGCGTCGAGAAGTTCGTCGGGCACGCCGCTCTGGATGTACTGGCGCAGCCAGAAGATGCCGAAGGCGTTGGCGAGAGAGGGCGGGACGAGTGCGCTGAGCGTGCCGACCCAGCCGATCTTGGAGACGAGGATGAACTGCGGAAGGATGCCCAGCTGCAACGGCAGCATCATGAACCCCAGCAGCGCGGCGAAGAGCACCCTGCGTCCGGGGAAGTCGAACTTGGCGAAGGCGAAAGCGGCCAGGGAGTCGACGAACAGCACCAGGAGGGTGGTGACGGACGCGACGACGATGGTGTTGAGCATCGACCCGAAGAAGTCGATGGTCTTGAGCATGTGCCGGATGTTCTCCAGCAGGTGGGAGCCGAAGGTCAGCTTCGGCGGACTCTTGTAGATGTCCTGGGTGGTGTTGGTCGCCATGATGATCGTCCACACGAACGGGAAGACCGAGATCAGGACAGCCACGATGAGGAAGACGTGCGCGCTCAGGCCCCTGGGGCGTCGGGACCGCCTCGTGCTCACCTGATCCGGCGTCGTGCCCACTGCCGTCATGCCTTCCTCCCTCGTTGCACGAGGCGCCAGTTGATGAGGACCAGCACGATGATCAGTACGAAGAAGGCCCACACGATGGCCGCGCCGTAGCCGTAGTCGTTGTTGACGAAGGCCGACTGGTAGAAGTACAGCAGCGTGGTCAGGCCCGCCTGGCCGGGACCGCCGAGGCTGGGGTTGGCGGCCTCGCTGGCGAAGAGGATCTGGGGTTCGCTGAAGCTCTGCAGGCCGTTGATGGTCGAGATGATGACGGTGAACAGGATGATGGGCCGCATGATCGGCATGGTGATCTGGAGGAAGGTACGGACGGGGCCGGCGCCGTCCAGCTTGGCCGCCTCGTAGATCTCCTTCGGGATGGTCTGGAGCCCGGCCAGGTAGATGATCATGTTGTAGCCGGTCCACATCCAGGTCATCAGCAGCGCGATGACCAGTTTGATCAGCCACGGGTTGCTCAGCCACGGGACGGGTGAGATGCCGACCGTGTCCAGGATCGCGTTGACCAGGCCGAAGTTGTTGCTGAAGACCGCGCCGAAGAAGATCGCCACGGCGACGATCGAGGTGACGTTCGGCACGTAGAGGGCGATGCGGTAGAAGCCCTTGAAGCGGCGCACCGAATGCAGCAGCGTCGCCAGTACCAGGGCACCGACGAGCGTGGGCACGGTGGAGAGGACCCAGATCACCAGGGTGTTGCGGATCGACAGCCAGAAGACGGGGTCCTTCCACAGGAACCGGAACTCCTGCAGCCCCACGAAGTGCATGTCGCCGATGCCGTCCCAGCGCTGGAAGG includes:
- a CDS encoding alkaline phosphatase family protein, whose amino-acid sequence is MDGVQRGKVLVVGLDGVRFDRLTLPQPAASLRSPSTAPVLQGLMAAGSYGTSLLPYGEVDGQAEDGPSTSMAYTDSGPGWSSVLTGVWPDRHGVTGNDFTGADYSRYPDFLSRAVTARPGLRTAAVASWPELFHRGTLGPAIGRRVLHDGEAEGYDAADRLVADTAAHWLTHGDPDAVFVYFGAADEAGHATGSLSPAYDNALLTQDAHLGRLLEAIDSRRSHPDRADEHWTVLVTTDHGHLDTGGHGGDTRAEREVFVILAEPGMPGGTLLDAPRLIDLAPTVLDRLGVPIDPAWGLQGHILPRPCQGS
- a CDS encoding carbohydrate ABC transporter permease yields the protein MTAVGTTPDQVSTRRSRRPRGLSAHVFLIVAVLISVFPFVWTIIMATNTTQDIYKSPPKLTFGSHLLENIRHMLKTIDFFGSMLNTIVVASVTTLLVLFVDSLAAFAFAKFDFPGRRVLFAALLGFMMLPLQLGILPQFILVSKIGWVGTLSALVPPSLANAFGIFWLRQYIQSGVPDELLDAARIDGAGFFRQYWNITLPMIKPGLSFLAIYAFVNAWNDYIWPLVVLTKPGHVTLQVALAQLNVAHNTDYSMVMAGVLMASVPMLVVFSIFARGFIAGATEGAVQGS
- a CDS encoding sugar ABC transporter permease, with the translated sequence MLSHWRQYLAISPFYLVFLAFSFFPVLYSLYLAFQRWDGIGDMHFVGLQEFRFLWKDPVFWLSIRNTLVIWVLSTVPTLVGALVLATLLHSVRRFKGFYRIALYVPNVTSIVAVAIFFGAVFSNNFGLVNAILDTVGISPVPWLSNPWLIKLVIALLMTWMWTGYNMIIYLAGLQTIPKEIYEAAKLDGAGPVRTFLQITMPIMRPIILFTVIISTINGLQSFSEPQILFASEAANPSLGGPGQAGLTTLLYFYQSAFVNNDYGYGAAIVWAFFVLIIVLVLINWRLVQRGRKA